One stretch of Streptomyces sp. NBC_00443 DNA includes these proteins:
- a CDS encoding serine hydrolase domain-containing protein — protein MPSLEQPCGCGGSRELSAPRLRGDTPERAGLDPEEIRQLVREVHDLTTGSRPWAAGVVLVVGRGPYLAVEEAVGWAVRYASYDGEKDAGVELPPEAQVPMTTSTPFDLASLTKLFTSVAAVQQIERGTLGIDARVGAYLPDFRAAARHDVTVRQLLTHTSGMRPELPLYDCADDAARLERLRAEPPVGVPGTYCYSDLNLLLLQHVLERITGRTLDVLIHDGITRPLGMTSTHFGPCPGAAATEDQRRPWAKADRGMLRGVVHDENAWALGGVAGHAGLFATGRDLAVFCRALLSGGAYGPARILGPDFVELLLSEPGLGFAVDQPWFMGELAGRGAAGHTGFTGTSLVVDPVTDTFVVLLANAVHPRRRAADSRPRARVGTRVARAVRGL, from the coding sequence GTGCCGTCCCTGGAACAGCCGTGCGGGTGCGGAGGGAGCAGAGAGCTGAGCGCGCCGAGACTGCGCGGGGACACGCCGGAGAGGGCCGGACTCGACCCCGAGGAGATCCGTCAGCTCGTCCGCGAGGTCCACGACCTCACGACCGGCTCCCGCCCCTGGGCGGCCGGCGTCGTGCTCGTCGTCGGGCGGGGGCCCTACCTCGCCGTCGAGGAGGCCGTGGGCTGGGCCGTGCGGTACGCCTCCTACGACGGGGAGAAGGACGCCGGGGTGGAACTGCCGCCCGAGGCGCAGGTCCCGATGACCACGTCGACGCCCTTCGACCTCGCCTCCCTCACCAAGCTCTTCACCTCGGTCGCAGCGGTGCAGCAGATCGAGCGCGGCACCCTGGGCATCGACGCGCGGGTCGGGGCGTATCTGCCGGACTTCCGCGCCGCGGCCCGGCATGACGTCACGGTGCGTCAGCTGCTGACCCACACCTCGGGGATGCGGCCCGAACTGCCGCTGTACGACTGCGCGGACGACGCGGCGCGGCTGGAGCGGCTGCGGGCGGAGCCGCCGGTGGGGGTGCCGGGGACGTACTGCTACTCGGACCTCAACCTGCTGTTGCTGCAGCACGTGCTCGAACGCATCACCGGCCGCACGCTCGACGTCCTGATCCACGACGGGATCACCCGGCCCCTGGGCATGACGTCGACCCATTTCGGCCCCTGCCCCGGCGCGGCGGCGACCGAGGACCAGCGGCGGCCGTGGGCCAAGGCGGACCGGGGGATGCTGCGGGGCGTCGTCCACGACGAGAACGCCTGGGCGCTGGGCGGGGTGGCGGGCCACGCCGGCCTCTTCGCCACGGGACGTGACCTTGCGGTCTTCTGCCGGGCCCTGCTCTCCGGCGGCGCGTACGGGCCCGCCCGGATCCTCGGTCCGGACTTCGTGGAGCTGCTGCTGTCCGAGCCCGGGCTGGGGTTCGCGGTGGATCAGCCGTGGTTCATGGGGGAGTTGGCGGGGCGGGGGGCTGCGGGGCATACCGGGTTCACGGGGACGTCGCTGGTGGTGGACCCGGTGACGGACACCTTTGTGGTGCTGCTGGCGAATGCGGTGCATCCGCGGCGGCGGGCGGCTGACAGCAGGCCGCGGGCGAGGGTGGGGACGAGGGTGGCGCGGGCTGTGCGGGGGTTGTAG
- a CDS encoding small ribosomal subunit Rsm22 family protein, whose protein sequence is MNDPVSPADALRGSLATLLDGLPPRQAAQAVERLIASYRGATPTDAPILRDRADVAAYAAYRMPATFEAVHSALEAFARAVPDWTPGSHTDVGGGTGAATWAVTATWPGERSVTVLDWAEPALQTGREIAAANPALQQARWQRARIGSALTLDPIDLVTVSYVLNELTAPDRTTLLDTVASAAQAVVIVEPGTPDGYARVIEARDHLIGAGFRIAAPCPHSAGCPIVPGTDWCHFSARVSRSSLHRQIKGGSLAYEDEKFSYVAATRLPVAPAPARIVRKPQIRKGQVLLDLCETEPALRRTTVTKRHGDLYKAARDAHWGDEWPPAAD, encoded by the coding sequence GTGAACGACCCAGTATCCCCGGCGGACGCCCTGCGCGGCAGCCTCGCCACCCTCCTCGACGGCCTCCCGCCCCGCCAGGCCGCGCAGGCGGTGGAGCGGCTGATCGCCAGCTACCGGGGCGCCACCCCCACCGACGCCCCCATCCTCCGCGACCGCGCCGACGTGGCGGCCTACGCCGCGTACCGGATGCCCGCGACCTTCGAGGCGGTCCACTCGGCGCTGGAGGCGTTCGCACGGGCCGTACCGGACTGGACCCCCGGCAGCCACACCGACGTCGGCGGCGGAACCGGCGCCGCGACCTGGGCCGTCACCGCGACCTGGCCGGGCGAGCGCAGCGTCACCGTGCTGGACTGGGCCGAGCCCGCCCTGCAGACCGGCAGGGAGATCGCCGCCGCCAACCCGGCGCTGCAACAGGCCCGTTGGCAGCGCGCCCGCATCGGCTCGGCGCTCACCCTCGACCCCATCGACCTCGTCACCGTCTCCTACGTCCTCAACGAGCTCACCGCCCCCGACCGCACCACCCTCCTCGACACCGTGGCGTCCGCCGCACAGGCCGTCGTGATCGTCGAACCCGGCACCCCCGACGGCTACGCCCGCGTCATCGAGGCCCGCGACCACCTGATCGGCGCCGGATTCCGCATCGCCGCCCCCTGCCCGCACAGCGCCGGCTGCCCGATCGTCCCCGGCACGGACTGGTGCCACTTCTCGGCAAGGGTCAGCCGCTCCTCCCTGCACCGCCAGATCAAGGGCGGCTCCCTCGCCTACGAGGACGAGAAGTTCAGCTACGTCGCCGCCACCCGCCTCCCGGTCGCCCCGGCCCCCGCCCGTATCGTCCGCAAGCCGCAGATCCGCAAGGGCCAGGTCCTCCTCGACCTGTGCGAGACCGAACCGGCCCTGCGCCGCACCACGGTCACCAAGCGCCACGGCGACCTCTACAAGGCGGCCCGCGACGCGCACTGGGGCGACGAGTGGCCGCCGGCGGCCGACTAG
- a CDS encoding DUF6243 family protein encodes MARGGGNMLGVGGTRRNLDRKALRGGDRGGRIGGVDTDAQKRELLRKFQERNAEQEDRTEVSREPQESEEAEEGERTS; translated from the coding sequence ATGGCCCGAGGCGGCGGAAACATGCTGGGAGTCGGCGGCACACGTCGGAACCTCGACCGCAAGGCGCTGCGCGGTGGCGACCGCGGGGGTCGGATCGGCGGGGTGGACACCGATGCGCAGAAACGGGAGTTGCTGCGCAAGTTCCAGGAGAGGAACGCCGAGCAGGAGGACAGGACGGAGGTGTCCCGGGAGCCCCAGGAGTCTGAGGAGGCTGAGGAGGGCGAGCGCACGTCCTAG
- a CDS encoding TetR/AcrR family transcriptional regulator → MAAQKSAQPAPNSTRRSEKSRRAIYDAALALVGEVGYPRTTIEGIAARAGVGKQTIYRWWSSKADVLLEAFLDLSEQASRDAGPEYEFAIPDTGDLAADLKAVLRLTVDQLKDPSFEIPSRALAAEGVVNEELGRVFVAKLLAPSLQLYVDRVRAAQEAGQVRQDVDPRIALELWVSPLAQRWLQYTGPITYEYTDTLVDYALHGIAPRTR, encoded by the coding sequence ATGGCAGCTCAGAAGTCCGCTCAGCCCGCACCCAACAGCACCCGCCGGAGCGAGAAGTCCCGCCGGGCCATCTACGACGCCGCCCTCGCCCTCGTCGGGGAGGTCGGCTACCCCAGGACCACGATCGAGGGCATCGCCGCCCGGGCCGGCGTCGGCAAGCAGACGATCTACCGCTGGTGGTCGTCGAAGGCGGACGTCCTGCTGGAGGCCTTCCTCGACCTGAGCGAACAGGCGTCCCGGGACGCGGGCCCGGAGTACGAGTTCGCCATCCCGGACACCGGCGACCTCGCCGCCGACCTCAAGGCTGTGCTGCGCCTCACCGTCGACCAGCTGAAAGACCCCAGCTTCGAGATCCCGTCCCGCGCCCTGGCCGCCGAGGGCGTGGTCAACGAGGAGCTCGGCCGGGTCTTCGTGGCCAAGCTCCTCGCACCCTCGCTCCAGCTGTACGTCGACCGGGTGCGCGCCGCCCAGGAGGCCGGCCAGGTCCGGCAGGACGTCGATCCGCGCATCGCCCTCGAACTCTGGGTCTCCCCCCTTGCCCAGCGCTGGCTCCAGTACACGGGCCCGATCACGTACGAGTACACGGACACCCTGGTCGACTACGCCCTGCACGGCATCGCCCCGCGCACGCGGTAA
- a CDS encoding bifunctional DNA primase/polymerase has product MSAELGRTGLQGKISQWLRGRRPKEAAGDGGREALLLAAAAVGLPLAPAAHPAGYRCSCDRVGCPTPARHPVSFAWQTQSTTDRAQIERWARHQPQANFITATGMVHDVMDVPVEAGLEALQRLLDAGIEVGPVAESDDGRLLFFTLTRGTPEDEDEWWPCELDCHPETMDEHPGLRWHCRGSYVLVPPAQLPGDQTVHWVRGLEHPLPDPLSLLEILTDACARYVGEEPDHVSAAWPLRRH; this is encoded by the coding sequence ATGAGCGCGGAGTTGGGCCGGACCGGCCTGCAGGGCAAAATCTCCCAGTGGCTGCGCGGCCGCCGCCCCAAGGAGGCCGCCGGCGACGGTGGCCGGGAGGCCCTGCTGCTCGCCGCCGCGGCGGTGGGACTGCCGCTCGCGCCCGCCGCGCACCCGGCCGGCTACCGATGTTCCTGTGATCGCGTCGGCTGTCCCACGCCCGCCCGGCACCCCGTGTCCTTCGCCTGGCAGACGCAGTCCACCACCGACCGCGCCCAGATCGAGCGCTGGGCCCGCCACCAGCCGCAGGCCAACTTCATCACCGCCACCGGCATGGTGCACGACGTCATGGACGTCCCCGTCGAGGCCGGGCTCGAGGCGCTGCAGCGGCTGCTTGACGCCGGCATCGAGGTCGGCCCGGTCGCCGAGAGCGACGACGGCCGTCTGCTGTTCTTCACCCTCACTCGCGGCACCCCCGAGGACGAGGACGAGTGGTGGCCCTGCGAGCTGGACTGCCACCCCGAGACCATGGACGAGCACCCGGGACTGCGCTGGCACTGCCGCGGCTCCTACGTCCTCGTACCGCCCGCGCAGCTGCCCGGTGACCAGACCGTCCACTGGGTACGCGGCCTCGAACACCCGCTGCCCGACCCGCTCAGCCTCCTGGAGATCCTCACCGACGCCTGCGCCCGCTACGTCGGCGAGGAGCCCGACCACGTCTCCGCGGCCTGGCCCCTGCGCCGCCACTGA
- the efeU gene encoding iron uptake transporter permease EfeU has protein sequence MFSNYLIGLREGLEASLVVCILIAYLVKTDRRDALKPIWIGIGVALALALGFGCALEFGSQELTFEAQEALGGSLSIIAVGLVTWMVFWMRRTARHLKSELHGKLDAALQMGTGALVATAFLAVGREGLETALFVWASVRAAGDGTPRPLIGVALGIATAVALGWLFYRGAVRINLAKFFTWTGGMLVVVAAGVLAYGVHDLQEARWVPGLSDKAFDISDTVDPSSWYGTLLKGVFNFQPDPTVLQVTVWLLYLIPTLALFLAPVGFASGKGKVKAPDEQGSRPSKAPQA, from the coding sequence GTGTTCTCCAACTACCTGATCGGCCTGCGCGAGGGGCTGGAAGCGAGCCTCGTCGTCTGCATCCTCATCGCGTACCTGGTCAAGACCGACCGCCGGGACGCGCTGAAGCCCATCTGGATCGGCATCGGAGTCGCCCTCGCCCTCGCGCTCGGCTTCGGCTGCGCGCTCGAATTCGGCTCCCAGGAGCTGACGTTCGAGGCACAGGAGGCGCTCGGCGGCTCCCTGTCGATCATCGCGGTGGGCCTGGTGACGTGGATGGTCTTCTGGATGCGGCGCACCGCCCGGCATCTCAAGTCCGAGCTGCACGGCAAACTGGACGCCGCCCTTCAGATGGGCACGGGCGCGCTGGTCGCGACCGCGTTCCTGGCCGTCGGCCGGGAGGGCCTGGAGACGGCCCTGTTCGTGTGGGCGTCGGTGCGCGCGGCCGGCGACGGCACCCCGCGCCCGCTGATCGGCGTCGCCCTCGGCATCGCCACGGCGGTCGCCCTGGGCTGGCTCTTCTACCGCGGCGCCGTGCGCATCAACCTCGCCAAGTTCTTCACGTGGACCGGCGGCATGCTGGTCGTCGTGGCGGCGGGCGTGCTCGCGTACGGGGTCCACGACCTGCAGGAGGCGCGCTGGGTGCCGGGCCTGAGCGACAAGGCGTTCGACATCAGCGACACCGTCGATCCGTCCAGTTGGTACGGGACCCTGCTGAAGGGCGTCTTCAACTTCCAGCCGGACCCGACCGTCCTCCAGGTCACGGTGTGGCTGCTGTACCTGATCCCGACGCTCGCGCTGTTCCTCGCCCCGGTAGGGTTCGCCTCCGGGAAGGGGAAGGTGAAGGCACCTGATGAGCAGGGATCGCGGCCCTCGAAGGCTCCGCAGGCTTGA
- the efeB gene encoding iron uptake transporter deferrochelatase/peroxidase subunit, translating to MTESTEGTPSRRALIGWGGAGLALGAVAAGGAVAMTRTGNDVEPVGAAAGGAVAFHGDHQAGIATPVQDRLHFAAFDVKTDDRAEFVRMLKDWTAAARRMSAGQPVGEGGFGGLAEAPPDDTGEALGLKPSRLTLTIGFGPSLFEKYGESFGIADARPEALVELPKFAGDNLDRNRSGGDLCIQACADDPQVAVHAIRNLARIGFGKVVIRWSQLGFGKTSSTTPEEQTPRNLMGFKDGTRNIAGTETDRLKKFVWVDPSEGPAWLNGGSYLVARRIRMHIETWDRTSLQEQEDIIGRDKGEGAPVGKAKERDKPFLKAMLPDAHVRLAHPDSNDGATILRRGYSFTDGTDGLGRLDAGLFFLAYQRDPRTGFIRIQRNLAPDSLNEYIQHVGSALFAVPPGVRDKDDWWGSTLFSEEA from the coding sequence ATGACGGAATCGACCGAAGGCACTCCCTCCCGGCGTGCGCTGATCGGCTGGGGCGGTGCCGGGCTCGCGCTCGGTGCCGTCGCGGCCGGCGGTGCCGTGGCCATGACGCGCACCGGCAACGACGTGGAACCGGTCGGCGCGGCGGCAGGCGGTGCCGTCGCCTTCCACGGTGACCACCAGGCCGGTATCGCCACCCCGGTGCAGGACCGGCTGCACTTCGCCGCGTTCGACGTGAAGACCGACGACCGGGCCGAGTTCGTGCGGATGCTCAAGGACTGGACGGCCGCCGCGCGCCGGATGAGTGCCGGGCAGCCGGTCGGCGAGGGCGGGTTCGGCGGTCTCGCCGAGGCGCCGCCGGACGACACCGGTGAGGCGCTGGGGCTGAAGCCGTCGCGGCTGACACTGACGATCGGCTTCGGGCCGTCGCTCTTCGAGAAGTACGGCGAGAGCTTCGGCATCGCGGACGCCCGCCCCGAAGCACTCGTCGAGCTGCCGAAGTTCGCCGGCGACAACCTGGACCGGAACCGCAGCGGCGGCGACCTGTGCATCCAGGCCTGCGCGGACGACCCGCAGGTCGCCGTGCACGCCATCCGCAACCTGGCCCGCATCGGCTTCGGCAAGGTCGTCATCCGCTGGTCCCAGCTGGGCTTCGGGAAGACCTCGTCCACGACCCCCGAGGAGCAGACCCCGCGCAACCTCATGGGCTTCAAGGACGGCACCCGCAACATCGCGGGGACGGAGACGGACCGTCTGAAGAAGTTCGTGTGGGTGGACCCCTCCGAGGGTCCCGCGTGGCTGAACGGCGGCTCCTACCTCGTCGCGCGTCGCATCCGAATGCACATCGAGACCTGGGACCGCACGTCTCTCCAGGAGCAGGAGGACATCATCGGCCGGGACAAGGGCGAGGGCGCCCCGGTCGGGAAGGCGAAGGAGCGCGACAAGCCGTTCCTGAAGGCGATGCTGCCGGACGCGCACGTCCGGCTCGCGCACCCCGACTCCAACGACGGGGCGACGATCCTGCGACGCGGCTACTCCTTCACCGACGGCACCGACGGCCTCGGCCGCCTCGATGCGGGCCTGTTCTTCCTCGCCTACCAGCGTGACCCGCGCACCGGGTTCATCCGGATCCAGCGCAACCTGGCCCCCGACTCGCTCAACGAGTACATCCAGCACGTGGGTTCGGCGCTCTTCGCGGTCCCGCCCGGCGTCCGCGACAAGGACGACTGGTGGGGCAGCACGCTGTTCTCCGAGGAGGCGTAG